The proteins below come from a single Vicinamibacterales bacterium genomic window:
- the infA gene encoding translation initiation factor IF-1, whose protein sequence is MSRDDLLDIQGIVTAVSGGGIYRVQCDAGHEVLAQLSGRMRRFRIKVTTGDRVTVSVSPYDMVRGIITFRVR, encoded by the coding sequence TTGAGCAGAGACGACCTCCTCGACATCCAGGGAATAGTGACCGCTGTCAGCGGCGGCGGGATCTATCGGGTACAGTGCGATGCCGGCCACGAAGTGCTGGCGCAATTGAGCGGCCGGATGCGTCGCTTCCGCATCAAGGTCACGACTGGCGATCGGGTGACGGTCAGCGTCTCCCCCTACGACATGGTTCGGGGAATCATCACGTTCCGCGTCCGCTGA
- a CDS encoding efflux RND transporter periplasmic adaptor subunit has product MVLTPVLRLSVRLTLVATLAAAVGVAGCGGSGGNAAGPGGRRPGGAGPTVPVRTTPIQRISIERQIELSGTLLSPDQAKVSSEVAGVVRKVLVEIGSEVVAGQPLVRLDPRELELALARAESSLRQVYAQLGMHASPGATTPPPPDEEVATVKTAVANREDARAAYDRAKTLSGRGLLSPVDLQTADTRLKVAEASYQAAFDAVRSLKAQLQDRRASYDLAAKKLADTQVKAPISGGVSERLVQEGEFIGERTPVATIVQTNPLKLRTGVQETYAGIVTPGQRVEFRVASFGDTVFTGKVAYVSPAIDQAMRTFTVEALVDNNDHRLKPGFFAKGAIFTRIDNGVLAVPDAAVSTLAGVSSVYVVDKGKIAQVTVTLGVRQGNVWEVVDGLKGDETLAASNLNQLATGVAVKALGAGEPDGSGSGRRGPGAGRGQGEGGGGRGQRQGGGQPGVRQ; this is encoded by the coding sequence ATGGTTCTGACACCCGTTTTGCGTCTTTCTGTGCGGTTGACCCTGGTCGCCACGCTCGCCGCGGCCGTCGGTGTTGCGGGGTGCGGTGGGAGTGGCGGCAACGCCGCAGGTCCGGGCGGGAGAAGGCCGGGCGGGGCGGGACCGACCGTCCCTGTCCGCACAACCCCAATCCAGCGCATCAGCATCGAGAGACAGATCGAGCTGTCGGGCACCCTGCTTTCGCCCGACCAGGCGAAGGTCAGCTCCGAGGTCGCTGGTGTTGTCCGCAAGGTGCTGGTGGAGATCGGCAGCGAGGTCGTCGCCGGCCAGCCGCTGGTCAGACTCGATCCCAGGGAGTTGGAGCTGGCCCTCGCGCGCGCCGAGAGCTCGCTGCGGCAGGTCTATGCGCAGCTTGGCATGCACGCGTCGCCGGGGGCGACCACGCCTCCGCCCCCCGACGAAGAAGTGGCGACCGTGAAGACGGCCGTGGCCAATCGCGAGGATGCTCGCGCGGCGTACGACCGGGCGAAGACGCTGTCCGGGCGCGGACTGTTGTCGCCAGTGGACCTCCAGACGGCCGACACCAGGCTCAAGGTGGCGGAGGCCAGCTACCAGGCGGCGTTCGATGCGGTTCGAAGCCTCAAGGCCCAGTTGCAGGACCGTCGCGCGTCGTACGACCTGGCTGCGAAGAAGCTCGCTGATACGCAGGTCAAGGCGCCAATCTCCGGCGGCGTCTCCGAGCGGCTCGTCCAGGAAGGTGAGTTCATCGGCGAACGGACGCCTGTGGCGACCATCGTCCAGACCAACCCGCTGAAGCTGCGGACGGGCGTCCAGGAGACCTACGCCGGCATTGTCACGCCTGGGCAGCGGGTCGAATTCCGTGTCGCCTCGTTCGGTGACACGGTGTTCACGGGCAAGGTCGCGTACGTCAGCCCGGCGATCGACCAGGCGATGCGGACGTTCACCGTCGAGGCGTTGGTCGACAACAACGACCACCGGCTCAAGCCCGGGTTCTTCGCGAAGGGCGCGATCTTCACCCGAATAGACAACGGGGTGTTGGCGGTGCCGGACGCGGCGGTTTCGACGCTGGCGGGCGTTTCATCGGTCTACGTCGTCGACAAGGGCAAGATCGCGCAAGTGACGGTGACGCTCGGTGTGCGGCAGGGCAACGTCTGGGAAGTGGTGGACGGCCTGAAGGGAGACGAGACGCTGGCGGCCAGCAACCTGAACCAGCTCGCGACGGGTGTGGCGGTGAAGGCCCTGGGGGCAGGCGAGCCGGACGGTTCTGGCAGCGGGCGTCGGGGACCGGGCGCCGGCCGAGGACAGGGTGAAGGCGGAGGCGGGCGCGGCCAGCGCCAGGGCGGCGGTCAGCCAGGAGTCCGGCAATGA